A single genomic interval of Phocoenobacter uteri harbors:
- the rfaC gene encoding lipopolysaccharide heptosyltransferase RfaC, translated as MKICLVKTSSMGDVIHTLPALTDAQNAIPDLQVDWVVEQAFAEIPKWHSAVNQVIPIKIRHWRKNLFQRQTWQEWQAYKKQLQSTQYDAVIDAQGLIKSACLVTKLAKGTKYGYDSQSAREGLSSLFYDEKFTIPYQQHAVDRIRQLLAKSLGYPVPTQIGDYGIAGIFLAKFANSSQNMTAYNPYIVAIHSTTRADKHWNENYWIEIIKEITALQIEVHLPWGNLTEKARAERLATVSPLAKVLPKLTLTELVQHIANSQSVISVDTGLSHLTAALNKPNIILYGATDPKLIGAYGQNQHYLQADSMQNIKPSQVLDILRTENAI; from the coding sequence ATGAAAATCTGTCTTGTAAAAACCTCATCAATGGGCGATGTGATCCACACCTTGCCCGCTTTAACCGATGCACAAAATGCTATTCCTGATTTACAGGTGGATTGGGTCGTTGAACAGGCTTTTGCAGAAATTCCCAAATGGCACAGTGCCGTTAATCAAGTTATCCCTATCAAAATTCGTCACTGGCGTAAAAATCTGTTTCAGCGACAAACGTGGCAGGAATGGCAGGCTTATAAAAAGCAATTACAAAGCACACAATATGATGCTGTGATTGATGCTCAAGGGCTGATTAAAAGTGCTTGTTTAGTCACAAAGTTAGCCAAAGGCACAAAATATGGTTATGACAGCCAAAGTGCTAGAGAAGGATTAAGCAGTCTGTTTTATGATGAAAAATTTACTATTCCTTACCAACAACACGCCGTTGATCGGATACGTCAGCTACTCGCAAAAAGTTTAGGTTATCCTGTTCCAACACAAATCGGTGATTATGGTATAGCGGGCATATTTTTAGCAAAATTTGCAAATTCTTCACAAAATATGACCGCTTATAACCCTTATATTGTAGCAATCCATTCCACGACCAGAGCCGATAAACATTGGAATGAAAATTATTGGATTGAAATTATCAAAGAAATTACAGCTCTGCAAATTGAAGTCCATTTACCTTGGGGAAATTTAACGGAAAAAGCCCGAGCGGAACGTTTAGCCACAGTATCGCCCTTAGCAAAAGTGTTGCCAAAACTGACTTTAACAGAACTCGTTCAACATATTGCGAACAGCCAAAGTGTAATTTCAGTGGATACTGGATTAAGCCATTTGACCGCTGCCTTAAACAAGCCTAATATTATTCTGTATGGGGCAACGGATCCCAAATTGATTGGGGCTTATGGTCAAAATCAGCATTATTTACAGGCAGATTCAATGCAAAACATTAAGCCAAGCCAAGTTTTAGACATATTGAGAACAGAAAATGCAATTTAA
- the waaF gene encoding lipopolysaccharide heptosyltransferase II translates to MNILIIGPSWVGDMMMSHSLYQQLKKNYPNCQIDVMAPDWCRPLLSRMPEIRKAITMPLGHGAFELRKRYDLGKDLQNQYDMAIVLPNSLKSAFIPFFAKIPVRRGWKGEMRYGLLNDLRNNKNDYPMMVQRYVALAYEKGRIPNAEKIKIDYPYLSVEKQQVEQTLTQFEKQFAYAENRETIGFCPGAEFGPAKRWPHYHYAKLAQLLIERGYSITIFGSAKDNTVGEEIRTALSEEQQRYCINLAGQTNLNQAVDLISTCRAVVSNDSGLMHIAAALGKPLVALYGPTSPQYTPPLSEKVKIIRLIEGGLIKVRKGDAEQGYHQSLIDIQPETVLSELDKLLTE, encoded by the coding sequence ATGAATATTTTAATTATTGGACCTTCTTGGGTGGGCGATATGATGATGTCCCACTCTCTTTACCAACAACTCAAAAAAAACTATCCAAATTGTCAAATTGACGTAATGGCACCTGACTGGTGTCGTCCTTTATTATCTCGTATGCCTGAAATTCGCAAAGCTATCACAATGCCACTGGGACACGGTGCGTTTGAGTTACGCAAGCGGTATGATTTAGGAAAAGATTTGCAAAATCAATATGATATGGCAATTGTGTTACCTAATTCATTGAAATCAGCATTTATTCCTTTCTTTGCAAAAATCCCCGTGAGACGTGGTTGGAAAGGCGAAATGCGTTATGGATTATTAAATGATTTACGCAATAATAAAAATGATTATCCGATGATGGTACAACGCTATGTGGCACTTGCCTATGAAAAAGGGCGAATTCCAAACGCTGAGAAAATCAAGATTGATTATCCATATTTAAGTGTTGAAAAACAACAAGTTGAGCAAACACTCACACAGTTTGAAAAGCAATTTGCTTATGCAGAAAATCGAGAAACCATCGGATTTTGCCCTGGGGCTGAATTTGGTCCTGCAAAACGTTGGCCACATTATCATTATGCAAAATTAGCTCAACTTTTGATTGAAAGAGGCTACTCGATCACCATTTTTGGTTCAGCTAAAGATAATACAGTTGGTGAAGAAATTCGTACTGCATTATCAGAAGAACAGCAACGTTACTGCATTAACCTTGCAGGACAGACTAACTTAAACCAAGCCGTTGATCTGATTTCAACTTGTCGTGCTGTTGTGAGTAATGATTCCGGCTTAATGCACATTGCGGCGGCTTTGGGTAAACCACTTGTGGCACTTTATGGTCCAACAAGCCCACAATACACCCCGCCACTTTCTGAAAAAGTGAAGATTATTCGCTTAATTGAAGGGGGCTTGATTAAAGTCCGCAAAGGCGACGCTGAGCAAGGTTATCATCAAAGTTTGATTGATATTCAGCCTGAAACAGTATTGAGTGAATTAGATAAATTATTAACAGAATGA
- a CDS encoding LysM-like peptidoglycan-binding domain-containing protein: MSENNLQNESNLENTPKKKSKLNLTYPKPDFAYKGPKFTENKDMSIEKPTEVEEQEPSTNVIPDNIVSEKTEETVEESQPFISHIAPERVIPVTSTPKEKTVVKENFFAKYKRLLLVLLILLLLFIAFWALKPSTPKIVEELKNNQENDLPIEFRPIDAEEAKRAEEAKKALLAQKEAESKEELQKTEEQRANAILNATEQPTTDVVEKADNAPATPDIAAVPDTNLVAKTKATDNVIVTEQVAKPVKQKVEEVKKAHKIEKPASKVKPQPKSDTKTKVLVMKDGVSLMQLFRNHHLRISDVNAMTKAKGASRVFRHLNQGDKVVLHLDNHNRVTSMSVKGGRFIRQSNGTYIYKK, translated from the coding sequence ATGTCTGAGAATAACCTTCAGAATGAATCAAATTTAGAAAACACACCGAAGAAAAAATCTAAATTAAACCTTACCTACCCAAAACCAGACTTTGCTTACAAAGGTCCTAAATTTACAGAAAATAAAGATATGTCAATAGAAAAACCTACTGAAGTTGAAGAGCAAGAACCATCAACAAACGTCATTCCAGATAATATCGTATCAGAAAAAACAGAAGAAACTGTTGAGGAATCACAACCATTTATCAGTCATATTGCACCTGAGCGTGTTATTCCTGTTACATCAACGCCAAAAGAAAAAACGGTCGTAAAAGAAAATTTCTTTGCAAAATATAAACGATTATTACTTGTTTTACTGATTCTTTTATTACTTTTTATTGCATTTTGGGCATTGAAACCAAGTACACCTAAAATCGTAGAAGAATTGAAAAATAACCAAGAAAATGATTTACCTATTGAATTTAGACCAATAGACGCAGAAGAAGCAAAACGTGCCGAAGAAGCCAAAAAAGCCTTACTTGCACAAAAAGAAGCTGAATCTAAAGAAGAGCTACAAAAAACAGAAGAGCAAAGAGCAAATGCCATTCTGAATGCAACAGAGCAGCCAACAACTGACGTTGTTGAAAAAGCAGATAATGCTCCAGCAACACCTGATATTGCAGCAGTACCAGATACAAACCTTGTAGCCAAAACTAAGGCAACAGATAACGTTATAGTGACTGAGCAAGTAGCTAAACCAGTAAAACAAAAAGTTGAAGAGGTTAAAAAAGCACATAAAATTGAAAAACCTGCATCAAAAGTTAAACCTCAGCCAAAATCTGATACAAAAACAAAAGTTTTAGTAATGAAAGATGGGGTTTCTTTAATGCAGTTATTCCGTAACCATCATTTAAGAATCTCTGATGTGAATGCAATGACTAAAGCCAAAGGTGCAAGCCGTGTATTTAGACACTTAAATCAGGGAGATAAAGTAGTTTTACACTTAGATAATCACAATCGAGTAACCTCAATGAGTGTTAAGGGTGGACGTTTCATTCGTCAATCAAATGGCACATATATTTATAAAAAATAA
- a CDS encoding ComEA family DNA-binding protein, producing MKILKNLGISVLLGVLATSVVAKENVKSVPKEVQKTEVTEQQQVALQDLNSVNINTATAAELKDKLVGIGTKKAQAIVEYRENNGTFLSVEQITEVSGIGKATLEKNRERILVN from the coding sequence ATGAAAATTTTAAAAAATTTGGGAATTAGTGTTTTATTAGGTGTCTTAGCCACCTCAGTTGTGGCAAAGGAAAATGTTAAGAGCGTGCCAAAAGAAGTACAAAAAACAGAGGTTACAGAGCAACAACAAGTGGCTTTGCAGGATTTAAATAGTGTGAATATCAATACTGCGACAGCAGCTGAATTAAAGGATAAATTAGTGGGCATTGGAACCAAAAAAGCACAGGCTATTGTGGAGTATCGAGAGAACAATGGGACATTTTTAAGTGTGGAACAAATTACAGAAGTTTCTGGGATTGGCAAAGCCACATTAGAAAAAAATAGAGAACGTATTTTGGTGAACTAA
- a CDS encoding HlyC/CorC family transporter, giving the protein MDTVSLSTLFITLVFLLFLSAFFSSSETALMSLNRYKMRSLVEKGHRGAIQTEKLLAKTDILLSLILICNNLVNIVASAIATMIGMRLSGDAGVAIATGLLTLVMLVFAEILPKTIAAIYPERVGFTASYILTPLKKLLTPLIFIMNIIISTLLKLLRIKSHDKSGLSAEELRSVVLEAGKFIPTEHQDMLVSILDLEKATVDDVMVPRNDIDGINIDDDWKSIMRQLKGAAHGRIVIYKESIDTNVLGMLRVREVFRFMLEKNEFSKEILVRALDNIYFIPEGTPLTSQLINFKENKERVGLVVDEYGDIKGLITLEDILEEIIGEFTTSTSPTLEQEIQKQSDGSIIIEGSANLRDLNKMFKWNLPAEEIRTFNGLIMEYLEKIPDEDTQFTFYNLKVTVLEVADNMVKQAKVEMLS; this is encoded by the coding sequence TTGGATACCGTATCCTTGAGTACGCTTTTTATTACTCTTGTCTTTCTTCTTTTTCTTTCTGCCTTTTTTTCAAGCTCTGAAACGGCGCTAATGTCGCTAAATCGCTATAAAATGCGAAGCCTTGTTGAGAAAGGTCACCGTGGGGCAATACAAACAGAAAAATTATTGGCGAAAACTGATATTTTGCTAAGTTTAATTTTAATCTGTAATAACCTTGTTAATATTGTTGCATCAGCTATTGCAACAATGATTGGGATGCGTCTTTCTGGGGATGCTGGGGTGGCGATTGCAACAGGTTTACTTACTTTGGTTATGCTGGTGTTTGCGGAAATTTTACCGAAAACCATCGCGGCAATTTATCCAGAAAGGGTAGGTTTTACAGCAAGTTATATTTTAACACCTTTAAAAAAATTACTTACCCCATTGATTTTTATAATGAATATAATCATCAGTACATTATTAAAATTATTGCGTATTAAATCCCATGATAAGAGCGGATTAAGTGCGGAAGAATTACGTAGTGTGGTGTTAGAAGCTGGTAAGTTTATTCCAACAGAACACCAAGATATGCTGGTTTCTATCTTGGATTTAGAAAAAGCAACAGTTGATGATGTTATGGTACCTCGTAATGATATTGATGGAATCAATATTGATGATGATTGGAAGTCTATAATGCGTCAATTAAAAGGGGCAGCACACGGACGAATTGTTATCTATAAAGAAAGCATTGATACGAATGTATTAGGAATGTTACGTGTTCGAGAAGTTTTCCGTTTTATGCTTGAAAAGAACGAATTTAGTAAAGAGATTTTAGTTCGAGCATTGGATAATATCTATTTTATTCCAGAAGGTACGCCACTAACTTCACAGCTGATCAATTTTAAAGAGAATAAAGAGCGAGTGGGTTTAGTTGTGGATGAGTATGGTGATATTAAAGGTTTAATTACTCTTGAAGATATTTTAGAGGAAATTATTGGTGAGTTTACTACATCAACCTCGCCAACCCTTGAACAAGAGATTCAAAAGCAGTCTGATGGTTCGATTATTATTGAAGGCTCTGCAAATTTAAGAGACTTGAATAAAATGTTTAAATGGAACTTGCCTGCTGAGGAAATTCGTACTTTTAATGGCTTAATTATGGAATATTTGGAAAAAATTCCAGATGAAGATACGCAATTTACTTTTTATAATTTAAAAGTGACGGTATTGGAAGTGGCAGATAATATGGTTAAGCAAGCGAAAGTAGAAATGTTATCTTAA
- a CDS encoding FAD-dependent monooxygenase produces MKSSDITIIGGGMVGLALAALLKEARCKITIIERALPFFEPNLLTNRVSAINFTSQKMLENVGAWQNIPENKRSPYSKMHVWEKDSFAKIEFDNNSAEIKSLGLEQLGFIIENQHIQQALWQQVSTQDNVDIILATPKNLAINESSAFLTLDNGETISSKLIIGADGANSWVRTQMNMPLVSREYQHTALVCNVKTQESHQQTAWQIFSPESILAFLPFNDEHHCSIVWSLPPEKANQLVNCDESEFNKALTIAFDNKLGLCELATDLQNPRGIYPLTARYCRDFAKNRVALIGDAAHTIHPLAGLGVNLGFADAIEMAKQIQANLEQGMDIGEYRHLREYERIRKVEAVKLLGAMGVLKELFSGNNPMKKLLRGMGLSLTNQLPIVKNSLIKQAIGLSISET; encoded by the coding sequence ATGAAAAGTAGTGATATAACCATCATTGGTGGTGGAATGGTAGGGCTTGCATTAGCCGCATTGTTAAAAGAAGCTCGCTGTAAAATTACCATTATTGAACGTGCATTGCCATTTTTTGAGCCAAATTTACTGACAAATCGAGTCAGTGCAATCAATTTTACAAGTCAAAAAATGTTAGAAAACGTTGGAGCATGGCAAAATATTCCAGAGAATAAACGCTCCCCTTACTCTAAAATGCACGTTTGGGAAAAAGACAGTTTTGCTAAAATTGAATTTGATAATAATTCAGCTGAAATTAAATCATTAGGTTTAGAGCAGTTAGGTTTTATTATTGAAAATCAACATATTCAGCAAGCATTATGGCAACAAGTCAGCACACAAGATAATGTAGACATTATTTTGGCAACCCCAAAAAACCTTGCAATCAATGAGTCTAGTGCGTTTTTAACCCTAGACAACGGTGAAACAATTTCATCAAAATTGATTATAGGTGCGGACGGTGCAAATTCTTGGGTTCGCACGCAAATGAATATGCCTTTAGTTTCAAGGGAGTATCAACATACTGCATTAGTTTGTAATGTTAAAACCCAAGAATCTCATCAACAAACAGCATGGCAAATTTTCTCGCCTGAAAGTATTCTCGCTTTTCTTCCTTTTAATGATGAACATCACTGCTCTATTGTTTGGTCTTTACCACCAGAAAAAGCCAATCAATTAGTAAACTGCGATGAAAGCGAATTTAATAAGGCATTAACTATTGCCTTTGATAATAAATTAGGATTATGTGAACTTGCTACCGATTTGCAAAATCCTCGTGGAATTTACCCGCTTACTGCACGCTATTGCCGTGATTTTGCCAAAAATAGAGTGGCGTTAATCGGCGATGCTGCTCATACAATCCATCCGTTAGCAGGGCTTGGGGTTAATCTTGGTTTTGCTGATGCCATAGAAATGGCAAAACAAATTCAAGCAAATCTCGAACAAGGGATGGATATTGGCGAATACCGTCATTTACGAGAATATGAAAGAATCCGGAAAGTCGAGGCAGTGAAACTTTTGGGGGCAATGGGTGTCTTAAAAGAGTTATTTTCAGGCAACAATCCAATGAAAAAATTGCTCAGAGGTATGGGGCTAAGCCTTACAAATCAACTTCCTATTGTGAAAAATAGCCTGATAAAACAAGCGATTGGTTTATCAATTTCAGAAACATAA
- a CDS encoding MOSC domain-containing protein → MVITQLWIYPIKSCQGIAVSSVDLLASGFKHDREMMIVDEKTGMFVTQRSDKILSHIKVVLPDENNVSIIFNQRAITFEKQYVNTVNSKVWKRELKAFDQGDTVAQFLSEIIGRNVRLLAIRPMDTLNSAKNILFQDSQAVHLVTEFSLHHCQQHLADYHIDVQRFRPNIVIGSRISEDAFPPFIEDNWQKIQTEHTELIIKKRCERCTIPSINPQTLAKEKAIDHYLQQHRTFKKKPVFGISGYASKLGTLHVGDPIQYT, encoded by the coding sequence ATGGTTATTACGCAGTTATGGATATACCCTATCAAATCCTGTCAGGGAATAGCTGTTTCATCGGTGGATTTACTTGCGAGTGGTTTCAAACACGACCGAGAAATGATGATTGTTGATGAAAAAACAGGGATGTTTGTCACACAGCGTAGCGATAAAATTTTATCACATATTAAAGTGGTATTACCTGATGAAAACAATGTGTCTATTATCTTTAACCAGCGAGCCATTACCTTTGAAAAACAATATGTTAACACGGTTAACTCAAAAGTTTGGAAACGTGAATTAAAAGCGTTTGATCAGGGCGATACAGTAGCTCAATTTCTCAGTGAGATTATTGGGCGTAATGTCCGTTTATTAGCAATTCGCCCAATGGATACTCTCAATTCAGCTAAAAATATCTTATTCCAAGATAGCCAAGCGGTGCATTTAGTAACAGAATTTTCATTACATCATTGTCAGCAACACTTAGCCGATTATCATATTGATGTGCAACGTTTCCGTCCCAATATTGTGATTGGAAGCCGTATTTCAGAAGACGCATTTCCGCCTTTTATTGAAGATAACTGGCAAAAAATACAAACAGAACACACCGAACTCATCATTAAAAAACGTTGTGAACGCTGTACCATTCCAAGCATCAATCCGCAAACCTTAGCAAAAGAAAAAGCAATTGACCATTATTTACAACAACATCGTACTTTTAAGAAAAAACCTGTTTTTGGCATCTCTGGATATGCATCAAAACTGGGAACATTACACGTTGGCGATCCCATTCAATATACATAA
- the ubiE gene encoding bifunctional demethylmenaquinone methyltransferase/2-methoxy-6-polyprenyl-1,4-benzoquinol methylase UbiE, whose protein sequence is MKNQSLSQQTDTTHFGFKTVAKEEKQQLVAQVFHNVAGKYDLMNDLLSFGIHRIWKRFTIDCSGVRKGHKVLDLAGGTGDFTAKFSRIVGSTGEVVLADINSSMLEVGREKLRNLGVVGNVSYVQANAEMLPFADNTFDCVIISFGLRNVTDKDKALRSMFRVLKPGGRLLVLEFSKPIIDPISQAYNFYSFNILPKIGEAVVNDGDSYRYLAESIRMHPKQDELKAMMEQAGFESVNYYNLSAGIVALHRGYKF, encoded by the coding sequence ATGAAAAATCAATCCTTATCACAACAAACTGACACAACCCATTTTGGTTTTAAAACCGTTGCCAAAGAAGAAAAACAACAACTTGTTGCCCAAGTTTTTCACAATGTAGCGGGTAAATATGATTTAATGAATGATCTGCTCTCTTTTGGTATCCATCGTATTTGGAAGCGTTTTACAATAGATTGCAGTGGCGTACGAAAAGGGCATAAAGTCTTGGATCTTGCAGGTGGAACAGGCGATTTTACCGCTAAATTTTCTCGTATTGTGGGGTCAACGGGCGAAGTCGTGCTTGCGGATATTAACAGTTCTATGCTGGAGGTTGGACGTGAGAAATTGCGTAATCTAGGCGTGGTAGGTAACGTGAGTTATGTGCAAGCGAATGCAGAAATGTTACCTTTTGCTGACAATACTTTTGATTGTGTGATTATCAGTTTTGGGCTACGCAATGTGACCGATAAAGATAAAGCATTGCGTTCAATGTTCCGTGTCCTAAAACCAGGTGGACGTTTATTAGTATTAGAGTTTTCTAAACCGATTATTGATCCTATCAGCCAAGCTTATAATTTTTACTCTTTTAATATTTTACCAAAAATTGGTGAAGCGGTTGTTAACGATGGCGACAGTTATCGTTACTTAGCGGAATCAATCCGAATGCATCCAAAGCAAGACGAGCTAAAAGCAATGATGGAACAAGCTGGGTTCGAAAGTGTAAATTATTATAATTTAAGTGCGGGCATTGTGGCGTTGCATAGAGGCTATAAATTTTAA